The following proteins are encoded in a genomic region of Triticum dicoccoides isolate Atlit2015 ecotype Zavitan chromosome 1B, WEW_v2.0, whole genome shotgun sequence:
- the LOC119309204 gene encoding uncharacterized protein LOC119309204 — MDLVIAAVAGDLSNRFISFLMNKYADHACLEKVERLQQLLLRVGMVVEEADSRYITNSCMLMQLKILAAAMYQGHHVLDTIKYGKLKDVAEELVRDAFALSVSAPCKRSRTSGTRATNKVLEPELQSALQNLEASVANMTEFVILLGGCERIFRRPYDAYLYINNFMFGRHVEKQQIIRFLLHHNTLGSPAVLPIIGGAGVGKKTLVAHVCGDERARSHFSVILHLNGDDLFRMTDHEKLTGRILVVIVFVAYIDEDDWTMFYHFVMNMDRGSKVMILGRSAELEKFGTVKPKSLKCLALEEFRYLFKTLAFGSANPTDYPLLVVMVEEFVMVLRGSLILANVLADALRKHLGARFWMYRLNAVRDMVKANISCFGAHPHVLLNRGHPVHLIGGNILLPAAPSRVVDCAIGMANASEDGLPRIMFGDLISAAGHLVLPKGDFRPWESRLPPYTTFIHLVHSVTSCPNDKTVTPLSGKKRPGLFA; from the coding sequence ATGGATCTTGTCATAGCCGCTGTCGCAGGTGATCTCTCGAACCGTTTCATCTCCTTCCTGATGAACAAGTACGCAGATCACGCGTGCTTGGAGAAGGTGGAGAGGCTGCAACAGCTCTTGCTGAGAGTTGGCATGGTCGTCGAGGAGGCGGACTCACGGTACATCACCAACTCTTGTATGCTCATGCAGCTGAAGATCCTAGCGGCAGCCATGTACCAAGGCCACCATGTGCTTGACACCATCAAGTATGGGAAACTCAAGGATGTTGCAGAGGAATTGGTACGTGACGCATTCGCCTTATCTGTTTCTGCTCCTTGCAAACGTTCTCGCACATCCGGTACTCGTGCAACAAATAAGGTTCTCGAACCAGAGTTGCAAAGTGCGCTGCAAAACCTAGAGGCTAGTGTTGCTAACATGACGGAGTTTGTCATACTTTTGGGGGGATGCGAGCGCATCTTCCGTAGACCCTATGATGCATATCTTTacatcaacaatttcatgtttgGTCGCCATGTCGAGAAGCAGCAGATCATTAGGTTCTTGCTGCACCACAACACCCTTGGTTCTCCGGCCGTGCTTCCAATCATTGGTGGCGCTGGAGTTGGGAAGAAAACTCTTGTCGCCCATGTATGCGGTGATGAGAGGGCGCGTTCTCACTTTTCTGTGATTTTGCACCTGAATGGAGATGATCTGTTCAGAATGACAGACCATGAAAAATTGACAGGGAGGATACTGGTAGTTATTGTGTTCGTTGCATATATAGATGAAGATGACTGGACAATGTTCTATCATTTTGTTATGAACATGGACAGAGGAAGCAAGGTGATGATCTTAGGTCGATCCGCAGAGCTAGAGAAGTTTGGAACCGTTAAACCTAAATCCCTGAAATGTCTGGCATTAGAAGAGTTCAGGTACCTGTTCAAGACACTCGCATTCGGAAGTGCGAACCCGACAGATTATCCTCTATTAGTCGTGATGGTGGAAGAGTTTGTCATGGTGTTGAGAGGGTCACTCATCTTAGCAAATGTGCTTGCAGATGCACTGAGGAAACATCTGGGTGCCCGTTTCTGGATGTACAGGTTGAACGCGGTCAGGGATATGGTCAAGGCGAACATTTCTTGTTTTGGCGCCCATCCACATGTGCTTCTGAATCGAGGTCACCCGGTGCACCTAATCGGTGGCAACATTTTGTTGCCTGCTGCTCCATCACGCGTTGTAGACTGTGCTATCGGTATGGCTAATGCTTCGGAAGATGGTCTACCTAGGATTATGTTTGGGGACTTAATATCAGCAGCAGGTCACCTTGTCTTACCCAAAGGAGATTTTAGGCCATGGGAATCAAGGCTACCGCCTTACACAACATTTATTCACTTGGTGCACTCTGTTACAAGCTGCCCCAATGATAAAACTGTAACACCCTTGTCAGGGAAGAAGCGTCCGGGTTTATTTGCCTAA